In Phormidium yuhuli AB48, one genomic interval encodes:
- a CDS encoding FeoC-like transcriptional regulator, whose product MILRELQGYLAQHQTVSLADLMNHFHCDGDLLRLMLKKLMRKGRVRQLPRGEQCGDCHHCDPTQFEWYQFIR is encoded by the coding sequence ATGATTTTACGGGAGTTACAGGGCTATTTGGCCCAGCATCAGACTGTGTCGTTGGCGGATTTGATGAATCACTTTCACTGTGATGGTGATCTGTTGCGGTTGATGTTGAAGAAATTAATGCGTAAGGGACGGGTGCGACAATTGCCTAGGGGAGAGCAGTGTGGGGATTGTCATCATTGTGATCCGACTCAGTTTGAGTGGTATCAGTTTATTCGTTAG
- a CDS encoding TspO/MBR family protein → MLLPSWLVIPLGMILIGVACNRVLSADNLRWFNRLQRPRWLTVERWIPLIWTVVFIGVGWSAVLIWDQDPGSPNSWVLLGYYLVLELVTLSYTPIMCRLESLRAGTLIGATGWLLAILLAIAIQPRSTLATLLLLPYLIWSPIGTYTTWSMIQLNPDDA, encoded by the coding sequence ATGTTACTTCCCTCTTGGCTAGTCATTCCCCTAGGGATGATCCTGATTGGTGTCGCCTGTAACCGCGTCCTCAGCGCCGATAACCTACGCTGGTTTAATCGCCTCCAGCGGCCTCGCTGGCTTACCGTTGAGCGATGGATTCCCCTAATTTGGACGGTTGTTTTTATTGGTGTGGGTTGGTCGGCGGTGCTAATCTGGGATCAGGACCCCGGTTCTCCCAATAGCTGGGTTTTGCTCGGCTACTACTTGGTCTTAGAACTGGTGACCCTCTCCTATACCCCCATCATGTGCCGATTAGAGAGTTTAAGAGCGGGGACGTTGATTGGGGCAACGGGTTGGCTGTTAGCCATTCTCCTGGCGATCGCCATTCAACCCCGTTCTACCCTCGCGACCCTGCTGCTGCTTCCCTATCTGATTTGGAGTCCCATCGGCACCTATACCACTTGGTCTATGATTCAATTAAACCCCGATGATGCTTAA
- a CDS encoding succinylglutamate desuccinylase/aspartoacylase family protein: MIPDIESLDIAHLASGDTLAIQVYKFQGATSGKKAYLQANLHGAELSGNAVIYQLIQFLCDLDSSQLQGEIWLVPTCNPLATNQRSHHYASGRYNPYTGIDWNRIFWDYETERQSPDQISLAEFAHAQVNQTSQQLETHFSQLLNDCFQENVKTETKASGLPFEERYRYRLQSLCLDANYVLDLHSSTNQSIDYLYCFQGREHSAKYFLLNTAILLDTYDGDAFDEAFLKPWLSLETELAKLGRPLQFEREAWTLELGSGMQINPDSVYRGVRGIKNYLVSKGMLDLNRFPLIQTASRTVQFFPKSKAQKYYAKQGGMLQSRVLLGTWVTSGQLLYQLLVFNRDRELPQLVDIHTEDSGLVYDLSSNASVNQGEYILEILTHPQ, from the coding sequence ATGATTCCCGATATTGAGTCCCTTGACATTGCTCATCTCGCATCAGGAGATACCCTGGCCATCCAGGTGTATAAATTTCAGGGAGCAACGTCAGGGAAGAAAGCCTATTTACAAGCGAACTTACATGGTGCGGAACTCTCAGGAAATGCCGTTATTTATCAACTCATTCAGTTTCTTTGCGACTTAGACTCATCACAACTTCAGGGAGAAATTTGGCTGGTTCCCACCTGCAATCCTCTTGCAACCAATCAGCGATCGCACCACTATGCCAGTGGTCGCTATAATCCTTATACGGGAATTGACTGGAATCGTATTTTTTGGGATTATGAAACAGAGCGCCAGAGTCCAGATCAGATCTCCTTAGCTGAATTTGCTCACGCCCAAGTTAACCAAACTTCCCAGCAGCTCGAAACTCATTTTAGTCAACTCTTAAACGACTGTTTTCAAGAGAACGTCAAGACAGAAACAAAAGCCTCCGGCCTACCCTTTGAAGAACGATATCGCTACCGTCTACAGTCCCTGTGTTTAGATGCCAACTATGTCTTAGATTTACATAGTAGCACCAACCAATCTATCGACTATCTTTACTGTTTTCAAGGGCGAGAACACAGTGCTAAATACTTTCTCCTCAATACAGCTATTCTTCTAGATACCTATGATGGCGATGCCTTTGACGAAGCCTTTCTTAAACCTTGGTTAAGTCTGGAAACAGAGTTAGCTAAACTAGGCAGACCCCTTCAGTTTGAGCGAGAAGCTTGGACATTAGAACTGGGGTCGGGAATGCAGATTAACCCTGACTCGGTTTATCGGGGAGTTCGAGGGATTAAAAATTATCTGGTGAGTAAGGGAATGCTGGACTTGAACCGGTTTCCTCTCATTCAAACTGCCTCAAGAACGGTTCAATTTTTTCCAAAAAGTAAAGCCCAAAAATACTATGCTAAGCAGGGGGGAATGTTGCAATCTCGGGTTCTTCTAGGCACTTGGGTGACCTCAGGACAACTCCTCTATCAACTCTTGGTCTTTAACCGAGACAGGGAGTTACCTCAACTGGTTGATATCCACACAGAAGACTCTGGACTGGTCTATGACCTATCCAGCAACGCCTCAGTGAATCAAGGAGAATATATTTTGGAAATTTTGACCCATCCCCAATAA